One Lentibacillus cibarius DNA window includes the following coding sequences:
- the rnz gene encoding ribonuclease Z has product MELVFLGTGSGVPSKERNVSAIALKLLQEQNSIWLFDCGEATQHQILRTNIKPRKITKIFITHMHGDHIFGLPGLLSSRSFQGGEDRLTVYGPEGIKNYIETSMAVSGTTLTYPLSIVEFKEGQLLDDDQFMVTCKQLDHGIPSFGFRIIEKDRPGRLLVDKLKKDGVEPGPVYQQIKENETVQLSDGRVIHRRQYIGPDKQGRVITILGDTRATEAARPLAENADVLVHEATFGTDRAALATDYFHSTTQQAATLARDSGAKKLVLTHISSRYQDGDDAQLADEAKAIFSETELAYDFYQTIIESK; this is encoded by the coding sequence ATGGAACTCGTCTTTCTTGGCACCGGTTCAGGTGTGCCATCCAAAGAGCGGAATGTATCCGCCATAGCACTTAAACTACTGCAAGAACAAAACAGCATCTGGTTGTTTGACTGCGGGGAAGCAACCCAGCACCAAATTTTACGTACGAACATCAAACCACGTAAAATCACAAAAATCTTCATTACGCATATGCATGGAGATCATATTTTTGGATTACCGGGGTTATTAAGTAGCCGTTCTTTTCAGGGAGGAGAAGACCGTTTAACCGTCTATGGGCCTGAAGGAATTAAAAACTATATTGAAACAAGCATGGCAGTAAGCGGAACGACACTCACCTATCCCCTTTCCATCGTGGAATTCAAGGAGGGACAACTGTTGGATGATGACCAGTTTATGGTCACATGCAAACAGCTCGATCACGGTATTCCAAGCTTTGGCTTTCGAATAATCGAAAAAGACCGCCCAGGCAGACTGCTCGTTGACAAATTGAAGAAAGATGGGGTTGAGCCGGGACCGGTCTATCAGCAAATTAAGGAAAATGAAACTGTCCAATTATCGGATGGTCGCGTCATTCACCGCAGACAGTACATTGGCCCGGATAAACAAGGACGAGTCATTACCATTCTTGGTGATACACGGGCAACAGAAGCAGCGCGTCCACTCGCTGAAAATGCCGATGTATTGGTGCATGAGGCTACCTTTGGCACGGATCGGGCGGCACTCGCGACAGATTACTTCCATTCAACAACACAGCAGGCAGCAACATTAGCCAGAGACAGTGGTGCAAAGAAACTAGTGCTAACCCATATTTCATCGCGCTATCAGGATGGTGATGATGCCCAACTGGCTGATGAAGCCAAAGCGATTTTTTCTGAGACCGAGCTTGCCTATGACTTTTACCAGACTATTATTGAAAGTAAATAG